From Erigeron canadensis isolate Cc75 chromosome 8, C_canadensis_v1, whole genome shotgun sequence, one genomic window encodes:
- the LOC122610900 gene encoding F-box protein At5g07610-like: protein MESLVGGLPGNSVRHETVTTTLQTDNKETTLTSIRPTDTEHVIVSSQDLLTEIFNRLPVISVIQLMSVSKQWYFFIKSSSYFQNSDPGPPIGLFFEGWDARYKYRYVGLDIENSINRPPFTTLCFDSGAIKILQSCNGLLLCANDFQKYYVYNPTTNRFKTLPKLNNHNPDSTCCMTLAFDPSISSGYKVVCSYLYKVMTIEIYSSKTGRWKVLSECMDNLMDIERGVYGHNAIHWMSFPNRLVYLKLDEELLHYIDIDTPDTTIYGTILDEFLAESRDGMLLVVRCCRFRRLNVYAINKDYSEWYIKYHVDLEEVIRVYPKMMTRLGLHFLVQSLVLGEKEEDSYIVLELPGKLIQYKFVVNTITQLCDFTNESRRITQGGFFPKTIFQLSDFTPENRRFINGNCFHFIPSLTAV, encoded by the coding sequence ATGGAATCACTAGTCGGAGGCTTGCCGGGAAATTCTGTTAGGCATGAGACCGTTACAACAACTTTACAAACGGATAACAAGGAAACAACATTAACATCTATACGTCCCACGGATACAGAACATGTGATTGTTTCTAGCCAAGATCTTTTAACCGAAATATTTAACAGGTTACCCGTGATTTCAGTCATTCAGTTGATGTCCGTATCCAAACAATGGTACTTTTTCATCAAAAGCTCTAGCTATTTTCAAAACTCTGATCCTGGTCCCCCTATCGGTTTGTTTTTTGAAGGTTGGGATGCTCGTTACAAATATCGTTACGTGGGATTAGATATCGAGAATTCCATCAATAGACCACCATTTACCACCTTATGTTTTGACTCGGGTGCCATAAAGATATTACAATCTTGCAATGGATTGCTCCTTTGCGCGAATGATTTTCAAAAGTATTATGTTTATAACCCGACAACCAATAGGTTTAAAACGTTACCAAAGTTAAATAATCATAACCCTGATAGCACTTGTTGTATGACATTAGCTTTTGATCCTTCAATATCATCTGGATACAAAGTTGTATGTAGTTATCTGTATAAGGTTATGACGATTGAGATTTACTCTTCTAAAACGGGCAGATGGAAGGTTTTGAGTGAATGTATGGATAATTTGATGGATATTGAACGCGGTGTGTATGGACACAATGCTATCCATTGGATGAGCTTTCCTAATCGGCTTGTTTATTTGAAGTTAGATGAGGAGTTACTTCATTATATTGACATAGATACACCTGATACGACGATATATGGCACAATACTTGATGAGTTTTTGGCCGAGTCACGTGATGGTATGCTTCTTGTTGTGCGTTGTTGTAGGTTTCGGAGGTTAAATGTTTATGCGATAAATAAAGATTATTCTGAATGGTATATTAAGTATCATGTTGATCTTGAAGAGGTTATTAGGGTATATCCGAAAATGATGACCCGTCTTGGGCTTCATTTTCTTGTTCAATCTCTTGTGCTGGGAGAAAAAGAGGAGGATTCTTATATAGTCTTGGAACTCCCGGGGAAACTTATACAATACAAGTTTGTGGTAAACACTATTACTCAGTTATGTGATTTTACCAATGAAAGTCGTCGGATTACTCAAGGCGGGTTCTTTCCAAAGACTATCTTCCAGCTCTCTGATTTTACACCCGAGAATCGTAGATTTATCAATGGCAATTGTtttcatttcattccttccCTGACTGCTGTCTAA